A window of the Tropheryma whipplei str. Twist genome harbors these coding sequences:
- a CDS encoding Ig domain-containing protein yields the protein MADATSGGTNATGLPKGLTLNSSGTITGSIDTGVSQGIYTVVVTATASKTSIVSATYTLLVTSTTPSLSGTTMDCLTVGAGKCIDAHSTPNRQHQLQLQRNL from the coding sequence ATGGCAGATGCTACATCTGGTGGAACTAATGCCACAGGTCTACCTAAAGGACTAACCCTTAATTCCTCTGGAACCATAACAGGAAGTATAGATACAGGTGTTAGCCAAGGTATATATACAGTAGTAGTAACTGCCACTGCATCAAAAACATCAATTGTTAGTGCAACATATACCCTTCTTGTTACCAGTACTACACCATCTCTATCTGGTACAACCATGGACTGTCTAACAGTAGGTGCAGGTAAGTGTATAGACGCACACAGCACACCAAACAGACAGCACCAACTGCAGTTACAGCGCAACCTGTAA
- a CDS encoding putative Ig domain-containing protein codes for MIPVTLDRTNGTITGSIDTGVSQGIYTVVVTGTAPSYTSSATTLSSTTVSAVYILNKLLLCYLTVLPVI; via the coding sequence TTGATACCAGTAACCCTTGACAGAACCAATGGAACCATAACAGGAAGCATAGATACAGGTGTTAGCCAAGGTATATATACAGTAGTAGTAACAGGTACTGCACCTTCCTATACTTCCTCTGCTACAACCCTTAGTAGTACAACTGTTAGTGCTGTATATATACTGAACAAGCTATTACTGTGTTATTTAACTGTGTTACCAGTTATTTAA
- a CDS encoding DUF4191 family protein → MPKSNKKAPGRIAQIMQVLRIACSGRPKVVVYLIAAGITPLVAGISAAVILAYTSILVFILLILISVGAALLSFMITLGKQAEKVAYSQVEGRPGATGAVIKTFRGCWQTSEIPVAVNPKTADAIYRAVGKCGVVLIIEGMRQRAQKMLAEEQRRVKRVLPNIQIHVLNVNHLDPKSVPLNRLGKKMRSLKKTLHRSEVWKAGKLLDAIPKNYMPVPKGMDLKKPVKRPSRG, encoded by the coding sequence ATGCCAAAGAGTAACAAGAAAGCACCCGGGCGCATTGCGCAGATAATGCAGGTTCTTCGTATAGCCTGTTCGGGTAGGCCAAAGGTGGTTGTTTATCTGATAGCAGCCGGTATCACTCCGCTGGTCGCGGGGATTAGTGCTGCCGTTATTTTGGCCTATACCTCGATATTAGTGTTTATTCTTTTGATTCTAATCTCTGTTGGTGCTGCATTGTTAAGTTTTATGATCACACTTGGTAAACAAGCTGAAAAGGTCGCGTATAGCCAGGTGGAGGGCCGCCCCGGGGCAACGGGGGCTGTTATAAAAACCTTTAGAGGATGCTGGCAGACCAGTGAGATACCAGTTGCTGTGAACCCTAAAACTGCAGATGCAATATACAGGGCAGTTGGTAAATGTGGGGTTGTTCTGATTATCGAGGGAATGAGACAAAGGGCCCAGAAAATGCTGGCCGAAGAACAGCGCAGGGTAAAACGTGTGCTTCCTAACATACAGATCCATGTTCTGAATGTAAACCATCTAGATCCAAAGTCCGTACCATTGAATAGACTTGGTAAAAAAATGAGGTCCCTAAAGAAAACCCTTCATCGAAGCGAAGTGTGGAAGGCTGGCAAGCTTCTGGATGCCATTCCAAAAAATTACATGCCAGTACCAAAGGGAATGGATCTAAAGAAACCAGTCAAGCGACCTTCACGGGGTTGA
- the typA gene encoding translational GTPase TypA, with translation MITKDIRNIAVVAHVDHGKTTLISAMLQQTSDSTTAEDRVLDSHELEREKGITILAKNTAVTYKSSGRSVTLNIVDTPGHADFGGEVERGMSMVDGVVVLVDASEGPLPQTRFVLKKALLKKLPIVLAVNKTDRSDARIDDVVSEFQDLLISLAEEINDPALYSILDVPIVYVSGRAGRASINKPDNGQLPDRNNLDDLFEKIISYIPAPEYDKNAPLQAHVANIDASAFLGRLALTRIYNGSISKGQTVCWVNASSKQRVNVRVTELLKTVALDRVPVPSVSAGDIVAIAGIPDVMIGDSICDPDDVRPLPGISIDEPAISVVIGVNTSPLAGGVPGHKLTATQIKERLDRETIGNVSIRVIPTRGTDAWEVQGRGELALAVLIEQMRREGFELTVGKPSAVTRIVDGSLHEPYELLTVNLMDEYFGSVTKLLAERKGRVESVISNAGWTNADFVVPSRGLIGFRTEFLTITRGTGTANAIFHSYAPWSGQINQRAQGSAVADRAGHVTSYAILGLQERVLFFVSPSEQVYEGMVVGRNSRPGDLNVNVTKGKKLTNTRSSTAEELEKIVPARHLSLEECLEFAGPDECVEVTPEAIRIRKIELSQSVRSKQR, from the coding sequence GTGATAACCAAGGATATAAGAAATATTGCTGTTGTAGCACATGTAGACCACGGCAAGACAACCCTGATTAGCGCGATGCTTCAACAGACGAGCGATTCAACCACTGCAGAAGATAGGGTGCTTGACTCGCATGAGCTCGAGCGTGAAAAGGGAATCACGATTCTCGCAAAGAATACCGCAGTTACCTACAAGTCATCCGGAAGATCTGTGACACTAAATATAGTCGACACACCCGGGCATGCGGATTTCGGCGGAGAGGTCGAACGGGGAATGTCTATGGTCGACGGTGTTGTTGTACTGGTTGATGCAAGCGAAGGCCCACTTCCACAAACCCGCTTTGTTCTGAAAAAGGCATTACTCAAAAAGCTTCCGATTGTTCTTGCGGTTAATAAAACAGATAGAAGTGATGCTCGTATAGATGATGTTGTTTCTGAATTTCAGGACTTATTAATATCCCTGGCAGAAGAGATAAACGATCCGGCCCTATACAGTATCCTTGATGTCCCGATTGTATATGTTTCTGGCAGGGCAGGCCGGGCGAGCATAAATAAGCCAGATAATGGACAATTGCCAGATAGAAATAATCTCGATGACCTATTTGAAAAAATAATAAGCTATATCCCGGCACCGGAATATGATAAAAACGCCCCGCTCCAAGCACATGTTGCCAATATCGATGCCTCGGCGTTCTTGGGTCGCCTTGCTCTTACAAGAATTTATAACGGCAGCATATCAAAGGGGCAGACAGTTTGCTGGGTAAATGCCTCATCTAAACAGCGGGTGAATGTCAGGGTAACTGAGCTGCTCAAGACAGTTGCTTTGGATCGCGTGCCCGTCCCTTCAGTCTCTGCTGGTGATATAGTCGCCATCGCTGGCATACCGGATGTAATGATAGGTGACTCCATATGCGACCCTGATGATGTCAGACCCCTGCCCGGTATATCCATTGATGAGCCGGCAATTTCGGTTGTTATCGGTGTCAACACATCTCCTTTGGCAGGGGGTGTCCCGGGCCATAAGCTCACGGCAACGCAAATAAAAGAGCGACTTGACAGAGAGACAATTGGCAATGTTTCTATACGGGTCATTCCAACCCGGGGAACCGATGCCTGGGAAGTGCAGGGTAGAGGAGAGCTGGCCCTTGCAGTTCTTATCGAGCAAATGCGAAGAGAAGGGTTTGAGCTAACCGTTGGAAAGCCCAGCGCCGTAACACGTATTGTAGATGGTAGTCTCCATGAACCATATGAACTATTGACCGTAAACCTCATGGACGAGTATTTTGGTTCAGTGACAAAATTACTTGCCGAACGGAAGGGTAGGGTGGAGAGCGTTATATCCAATGCCGGGTGGACAAATGCTGATTTTGTTGTCCCTTCAAGGGGGTTAATTGGATTTCGTACTGAGTTTTTGACAATTACTCGCGGCACTGGGACTGCAAATGCGATTTTTCATTCCTATGCTCCGTGGTCCGGTCAGATTAACCAGCGAGCACAAGGATCAGCCGTAGCCGATAGGGCAGGGCATGTGACATCTTATGCAATCCTTGGGCTTCAGGAGAGGGTCTTGTTTTTTGTATCCCCATCCGAGCAGGTTTATGAAGGTATGGTTGTTGGCAGAAACTCTCGTCCCGGCGACCTAAATGTTAATGTTACAAAAGGAAAAAAACTTACTAATACCCGCTCTTCCACGGCTGAAGAGCTGGAGAAAATAGTCCCCGCCAGACATTTGTCACTTGAAGAATGTCTTGAGTTCGCGGGACCGGATGAGTGTGTTGAGGTAACACCAGAGGCTATTAGGATTCGTAAGATTGAACTCAGTCAATCGGTGCGCAGTAAGCAAAGGTGA
- a CDS encoding WND domain-containing WiSP protein has translation MPTSPNPLSYLTKAFTLLLTLLLLSSLQYETAFARQTPPALSLLSSVSSTSVSSNTKYTRVSNTNTQEVCVTTNTNVSLLIDPVTSSTKQTLSCTPSLLPQPQTHIYVPYTDTSSYLYVPYITNTHISLYYTDKKADPSSFLTFPHTDIATPYGDEKVISITKTTTNLIALLTTRNIFFFDIHVTEKPKITVPIHKQIDNTYLSDIPSLRNSRYTFSLTHPNKDITIDRYTGQIHLSSLPTSPITAIAINRDTTTHITYAIDTHNPTTSHRSKREMQDRQIKNPHVNRSPLKVQDRALINTSLDKWCSELTICNGGNEPIIRYYGYLMLTPNISNITTTVSVNQSTITISPSWSIPGKIIRTSTDSHGWLHGTGFAKSYATPTSFLINTSNVITNGMNSMFSLPSGLTLNTSNGEITGSIDKSVTPGLYQFVVTAFFGKTLSYVNPFFGKNWTYTFTLSDSYTTATYQIYVTYRESNSLYITLIQGQNLSLTAPFPSRYAMTLLHTAGSLPSGLNLVSRSITGIVAGPPGVYEYVVTYARTATIGQYSKHGTSSTNVFLKGICNTCSRKTAIFEHMPKDVYTTLSTVITPELAVVTYIFTVLGQLKTNTVHTYASLGAKRVSISLPVPPFFLLFSQYTYTTLTSPGSGLPKGLTLDRYRKYITGSINPSITQGVYIAYITALAVFTIAVDAVYITVYNTDISTTSIKTSVLIGQSSVYIPLPSSSFYTLSVTETDRTEPGVGLPSGLFIDTAVGVVRGQVNRNVRPGLYTVNISLDVFKIRKKDTLFIYVLPYTPL, from the coding sequence ATGCCAACATCGCCTAACCCTCTCTCTTACCTCACCAAAGCCTTTACCTTACTATTAACCCTTCTCCTCCTATCATCCCTACAATATGAAACAGCCTTTGCCAGACAGACACCTCCTGCTCTATCCCTCCTATCATCTGTTTCATCTACATCTGTTTCATCTAATACCAAATACACAAGAGTAAGTAATACAAATACACAAGAAGTATGTGTAACAACTAACACAAATGTATCTCTCCTAATAGATCCTGTTACAAGCAGTACAAAACAAACCCTGTCCTGCACCCCATCTCTCTTACCCCAACCACAGACACATATATATGTCCCATACACAGATACATCCTCATACCTATATGTCCCATATATAACCAACACACATATATCTCTCTATTACACAGATAAGAAAGCAGATCCATCATCTTTCCTAACCTTCCCTCATACAGACATAGCAACCCCATACGGAGATGAGAAAGTAATCTCCATAACAAAGACAACAACCAATCTCATAGCTCTCCTAACAACCCGTAACATCTTCTTCTTTGACATACATGTAACAGAGAAACCAAAGATAACTGTTCCCATACACAAACAGATAGATAACACATATCTCTCAGACATACCATCACTCAGAAACTCCAGATACACCTTCTCTCTAACACACCCAAACAAAGACATAACCATAGATAGATACACCGGACAGATACATCTCTCATCCCTACCAACATCTCCCATAACAGCCATAGCCATAAACAGAGACACAACCACCCATATCACCTATGCAATAGATACACACAACCCAACAACCTCTCACAGATCTAAGAGAGAGATGCAAGATAGGCAGATAAAAAATCCCCACGTGAATAGATCGCCCCTCAAGGTGCAGGATCGAGCTCTTATCAATACCTCTTTGGACAAATGGTGTTCTGAACTCACTATATGTAATGGCGGAAACGAACCTATTATCAGGTATTACGGTTACCTTATGCTAACACCCAATATAAGCAATATCACAACTACTGTTTCTGTAAATCAATCAACCATAACCATTTCACCATCCTGGTCTATACCAGGAAAAATAATTCGCACATCTACCGATAGTCATGGATGGCTTCATGGCACTGGTTTTGCCAAGTCATATGCCACCCCAACATCATTTCTTATAAACACAAGTAATGTAATCACAAATGGAATGAACTCTATGTTCTCCTTGCCCTCAGGACTAACCCTTAATACAAGCAACGGAGAGATAACAGGGTCTATAGATAAGAGCGTCACCCCCGGTCTATATCAATTTGTCGTAACTGCATTTTTTGGAAAAACACTGAGCTATGTTAATCCATTTTTTGGGAAAAATTGGACCTATACATTTACGCTGTCTGACTCGTATACCACTGCCACATATCAGATCTATGTGACGTACAGGGAAAGCAATAGCCTGTATATAACCCTTATTCAGGGACAGAATCTTAGTCTAACCGCACCATTTCCATCACGCTATGCAATGACATTGTTGCATACAGCCGGCAGTCTGCCATCCGGGTTAAATCTTGTAAGCCGTTCTATAACAGGAATCGTTGCAGGTCCGCCCGGAGTGTATGAATATGTTGTAACCTACGCGAGAACAGCAACAATCGGGCAGTATTCAAAACACGGGACAAGTAGTACGAATGTATTTCTGAAGGGTATATGCAATACCTGTTCGCGCAAAACCGCTATTTTTGAGCACATGCCAAAGGATGTTTATACAACATTATCCACTGTTATAACTCCTGAGCTCGCCGTTGTTACATATATCTTTACCGTTTTGGGGCAACTCAAGACAAATACTGTGCATACTTATGCATCTTTGGGGGCAAAGAGAGTGTCGATCTCTCTTCCTGTCCCACCATTCTTTCTGTTGTTTTCTCAGTATACGTACACTACCCTGACATCACCCGGATCTGGCCTACCCAAAGGCCTTACTCTTGATCGATACAGAAAATATATAACGGGATCTATAAATCCCAGTATTACCCAAGGGGTGTATATTGCGTATATAACAGCTCTTGCTGTTTTTACAATTGCTGTGGATGCGGTGTATATAACCGTATACAACACCGATATATCTACAACGAGTATCAAGACGAGTGTATTAATTGGACAGAGTAGCGTCTATATTCCACTTCCATCATCCAGCTTTTACACATTGTCTGTTACAGAAACAGATAGAACCGAACCTGGGGTCGGTTTACCTTCTGGCCTTTTTATTGACACAGCCGTTGGGGTTGTAAGAGGGCAGGTGAATCGTAATGTCCGCCCTGGGCTATATACGGTAAATATTTCTCTTGATGTATTTAAAATTAGGAAAAAAGATACGCTTTTTATATACGTTTTGCCCTATACCCCTCTGTGA
- a CDS encoding ABC transporter ATP-binding protein: MSSALNNTRLSKGVTRKMLKDLLILAGKLRKCLGLFTLATLVLIIWNLAETGIAVVSLFISSAFFSDTQAELQGLFILLFSLVVVYSVFNLLDIWLAHDVANRILHILRVSTYSAINRIAPLGLQNKRTADIASAALSDTSELEWFYTQILPSAIFTIVNSIIFTTILTWLIGPIGLFMIIPMILTIIFPFVLVPIQRRQGVASRETLVDLRAAVLNAVQGQRELRSLGMVKKQHEVVIAATERVQKIKNAHNLRKALELAFSSLVTAAGSIILLIILTDRVLNGQLDGRILPVAILLAGLSVIPSYILADAMGRMGDFGACAMRINKILKAKDPIPTEPRRGLEKHHNEDNTLVADDIGFSYDSQPVLSGVNLTVSPSRSVAIVGHSGAGKSTLANLAMRFLDPDDGEMRFDGLNLHGYNPDVYRQRLSLVPQDCHIFAGTIRQNLELAKDGVSDDAIWEALKLADIATLVESLGGLDAPVGDRGTTLSGGERQRIGIARAFLRNPDMLILDEPLANIDPLLEANIAANVRRLRGGRTTIVIAHRLASIRIADHIIVLDNGGVVAQGTHKKLLNNMHYLELLGNQIQQ; this comes from the coding sequence ATGTCGAGCGCATTGAATAACACGAGATTGAGTAAGGGTGTAACAAGAAAAATGCTAAAAGATCTCTTGATCCTAGCTGGCAAGTTACGCAAATGCCTGGGGCTATTTACCCTTGCAACACTTGTCCTGATTATATGGAATCTGGCTGAGACCGGGATTGCGGTTGTGTCCTTATTTATAAGTTCGGCATTCTTTTCAGATACTCAGGCTGAACTACAAGGGCTTTTCATCTTGTTATTCTCACTGGTTGTGGTTTATTCCGTGTTTAATCTATTGGATATATGGTTGGCACATGATGTTGCGAACAGGATCCTGCATATCCTTCGAGTCAGCACATATTCAGCTATAAACCGTATTGCTCCATTAGGTTTACAAAACAAACGAACGGCTGATATTGCATCAGCTGCATTGAGCGATACCAGTGAGTTGGAATGGTTTTACACACAAATACTTCCGTCCGCAATATTTACGATAGTGAACTCGATTATTTTTACCACCATATTAACTTGGTTAATCGGTCCAATTGGGCTATTTATGATTATCCCAATGATCCTGACAATTATATTTCCATTTGTGCTAGTGCCCATACAGAGACGTCAAGGTGTTGCATCGCGGGAAACCCTAGTTGACCTGCGCGCAGCGGTTCTGAATGCCGTTCAGGGACAGCGCGAATTGCGATCTCTGGGAATGGTGAAGAAACAGCATGAAGTAGTTATTGCAGCAACAGAGCGGGTTCAGAAAATCAAGAATGCACATAACCTGCGAAAGGCTTTAGAGCTTGCCTTTTCTTCATTAGTCACAGCTGCTGGGTCAATAATCCTGCTAATAATCTTGACCGACAGGGTGTTAAATGGGCAACTTGATGGGCGGATTCTACCGGTTGCAATACTTTTAGCGGGGCTAAGTGTAATACCGAGTTATATTCTTGCTGACGCAATGGGAAGAATGGGAGACTTTGGTGCATGTGCAATGCGAATAAACAAGATACTGAAAGCTAAAGATCCCATTCCAACTGAACCTAGGCGCGGCTTAGAAAAGCATCATAATGAGGATAATACCCTCGTGGCGGATGATATAGGGTTTTCGTATGATTCTCAACCTGTATTATCCGGCGTTAATTTAACAGTCAGTCCGTCAAGATCGGTCGCCATTGTTGGGCATTCCGGCGCAGGTAAGAGCACACTTGCCAATTTGGCAATGCGATTCCTTGATCCCGATGATGGTGAAATGAGGTTTGATGGGCTAAATTTACACGGCTACAACCCTGATGTTTATCGGCAACGCTTGTCTCTTGTGCCGCAAGATTGTCATATCTTTGCGGGGACAATCAGACAAAATCTAGAATTGGCAAAAGATGGGGTCAGTGATGATGCAATCTGGGAGGCGCTAAAGCTAGCTGATATTGCTACATTGGTTGAATCACTTGGTGGCCTAGATGCACCGGTTGGTGACCGTGGTACAACCCTATCGGGCGGTGAACGTCAGCGTATTGGAATTGCCAGGGCATTTCTGCGTAATCCAGATATGCTAATCCTTGATGAGCCGCTGGCAAATATAGATCCACTGCTTGAGGCGAATATCGCAGCCAATGTTCGCAGACTCCGCGGAGGGCGAACCACCATAGTTATCGCACATCGCCTGGCATCAATCCGCATAGCTGACCACATAATAGTGCTGGACAATGGCGGGGTTGTTGCGCAGGGCACTCACAAGAAATTACTGAACAACATGCATTATCTGGAATTACTCGGAAACCAAATACAGCAGTAA
- a CDS encoding putative Ig domain-containing protein, which translates to MADATSGGTNATGLPKGLGIDKTNGNITITPSIVPGTYTVTITATAPSYTSSATTLTSTSVSATYTFLVTSTAPSLSGTTITIYTTTPVSLSVTGFITSYTISPTTLTTDSNTVTINIDTSNP; encoded by the coding sequence ATGGCAGATGCTACATCTGGTGGAACTAATGCCACAGGTCTACCTAAAGGACTAGGTATTGATAAAACCAATGGCAATATAACAATCACCCCAAGTATTGTGCCTGGAACATATACAGTAACTATTACTGCAACTGCACCTTCCTATACTTCCTCTGCTACAACCCTTACTAGTACAAGTGTTAGTGCAACATATACATTTCTTGTTACCAGTACAGCACCATCTCTATCTGGTACAACCATAACCATATACACAACAACACCTGTCAGCTTATCTGTAACAGGTTTTATAACCAGTTACACAATAAGCCCAACCACCCTAACCACAGACAGTAACACCGTAACCATCAATATTGATACCAGTAACCCTTGA
- a CDS encoding serine/threonine-protein kinase produces MIPFFNKHTRSTDDKDTEKARQIIGNYRVIKTLHESDRAVIYLAQEISGDPGMVARQSFMDPGELVNLVALKMYRAGVTSEHIAIEADALDSLRGPGVVELRDVLNLPDKRGLVMRALHGPALVDLWETRGSLSPGEMVTILASLVATLARISSAGYAHGAVWPGNIRFDDIGRPVLTGFSSARKHAPPNADWLDFYSLLRGCAVLINEKQEQMLQISAGVRKRLDPFDPELPAWVEASLFRLADPQPLRFEHPISLHDTSGYNLRESPNPVDSNRQTGKSQIILKLTDNKYVAAILGKLKRPSVLFIALFVSVFVVLLMVIPNNSGEDNERKSEKPGYVKSKGTFKKPSKTGKSRKRSEVSEKLRKNMEECLASKDADCVDVMSEINADLGEKLDEG; encoded by the coding sequence GTGATTCCATTCTTCAACAAACACACGCGTTCAACAGATGACAAAGACACAGAGAAAGCCCGTCAAATAATAGGTAATTATCGTGTCATAAAAACTCTGCATGAATCTGACCGCGCGGTTATTTACCTTGCACAGGAGATAAGCGGAGATCCGGGAATGGTAGCCCGCCAATCATTCATGGATCCCGGTGAATTAGTAAATCTCGTCGCCCTTAAAATGTACCGGGCGGGTGTTACTTCTGAACACATTGCAATTGAAGCTGATGCTCTGGATTCACTCAGGGGTCCGGGTGTTGTTGAATTGCGTGATGTCTTAAATTTGCCGGATAAAAGGGGTCTTGTGATGCGGGCTTTGCATGGACCCGCACTTGTTGACTTATGGGAAACCAGGGGCAGTTTGAGTCCTGGGGAAATGGTTACAATTCTTGCTTCCCTTGTCGCAACCCTCGCAAGGATTTCATCAGCAGGCTATGCTCATGGTGCTGTATGGCCTGGCAATATTCGTTTCGATGATATTGGAAGGCCCGTTCTGACCGGGTTTAGCTCTGCCAGAAAGCATGCCCCACCTAATGCAGACTGGCTTGATTTTTATTCCTTGTTGCGGGGGTGTGCAGTACTCATAAACGAAAAACAAGAACAAATGTTGCAAATATCCGCAGGGGTAAGAAAAAGACTTGATCCATTTGATCCGGAATTACCCGCATGGGTCGAGGCAAGTCTTTTCAGGCTGGCCGATCCCCAGCCACTCAGGTTTGAACACCCAATTTCTTTGCATGATACTTCTGGGTATAACTTACGCGAATCACCCAATCCTGTTGATTCTAATAGACAGACCGGAAAATCACAGATTATTCTGAAACTAACTGATAACAAATACGTTGCTGCCATCCTCGGTAAACTAAAACGTCCTTCTGTGTTGTTTATCGCACTGTTCGTATCTGTATTTGTTGTTCTTTTGATGGTTATCCCGAATAACTCAGGAGAGGATAATGAGAGAAAATCAGAAAAACCCGGATACGTAAAATCTAAAGGAACATTCAAAAAGCCTAGTAAAACCGGTAAATCTCGTAAAAGGTCTGAGGTTTCTGAAAAGCTTAGGAAGAATATGGAGGAATGTTTGGCCAGCAAGGATGCCGATTGTGTGGATGTTATGTCAGAGATAAACGCAGATCTTGGAGAGAAACTCGATGAAGGTTAA
- a CDS encoding ABC transporter ATP-binding protein/permease, giving the protein MRAGKITIRLLLPPVLMNLLSFGAYIVAGVFNALLFTELLSQRRLFEITILIGGIALTLIARPLISVGEAVLETRAGTRVKQNLRQALLTELDRRGPMRVGFWRSGKIQALISDGIESIDLYFVKYFVHFITTVVSGIVIVIIIWQINWIIAVVLLFCAIGMVGIPRLWDKALGKKGQEHWVAYENMNADFIDAMMGMSTLKSFGAAERYGKKLEEQSNRLLSSTRRRLRISLGENGLRSLMRALGPALGLVIAIFQIRAGHMEIGQLFLVIKLSIELFRPLNTLVILYYGAFFGIAAVSSINEILEERSHSVAHNNHETPSLTGLTGFDRVSYTYIGADKSALTHTTFSIPSNKTTAIVGLSGSGKSTALGLLMGFDRPNSGQIRVFGNDPVSIDTTKVMTLVPQDPVIFPGTIREILASANRKATEAEMIEALRYAQATTLHLETEHDELDILDVCIFEHGKNLSGGQKQRLAIARALIRNTPILVLDESTSALDTMTESALLKAIRTARPDLTLLIVTHRIDTAAKADQVVVMANGSVTCAGAPQLLARDKDSVWSKLVKAQLGDVNVERIE; this is encoded by the coding sequence ATGCGTGCCGGTAAAATAACCATCCGGTTATTGCTGCCACCCGTTTTAATGAATCTGCTGTCTTTCGGAGCGTATATTGTTGCCGGAGTTTTTAATGCCCTCCTTTTTACCGAACTTCTCTCGCAGCGCAGGTTGTTTGAAATTACTATTCTTATTGGTGGTATTGCCCTGACACTAATTGCTCGTCCACTTATTAGTGTGGGTGAAGCTGTTCTTGAAACCCGTGCTGGTACAAGAGTCAAACAGAATCTTAGACAAGCTCTATTAACTGAGCTAGATAGGCGCGGCCCAATGCGCGTGGGGTTTTGGCGATCGGGCAAAATACAAGCCCTAATCAGTGATGGCATTGAATCTATTGATTTGTATTTTGTTAAGTATTTTGTGCATTTTATAACAACAGTTGTTTCTGGAATTGTAATAGTCATTATCATTTGGCAAATCAATTGGATTATTGCCGTTGTGTTGTTGTTTTGCGCCATTGGAATGGTTGGCATCCCAAGGCTTTGGGATAAAGCACTAGGGAAAAAGGGGCAAGAGCACTGGGTTGCTTATGAAAACATGAACGCAGATTTCATCGACGCAATGATGGGCATGTCAACTTTGAAATCTTTCGGGGCAGCCGAACGATATGGCAAAAAACTGGAGGAGCAATCAAACAGGCTCCTTTCTTCTACGCGCAGACGGCTAAGAATATCATTGGGTGAAAATGGACTCAGATCGCTAATGCGTGCATTGGGGCCTGCACTCGGCTTGGTAATTGCCATTTTTCAAATCCGCGCCGGTCATATGGAGATTGGTCAGCTGTTCTTGGTTATCAAGTTGTCAATAGAATTATTCCGCCCACTCAACACCCTAGTTATTTTGTATTATGGGGCGTTTTTCGGGATTGCAGCTGTCTCTAGTATAAATGAGATACTTGAAGAGAGATCTCACAGTGTTGCACATAATAATCATGAGACTCCCTCGCTAACTGGACTAACAGGCTTTGATAGGGTTTCATATACATATATCGGTGCTGATAAATCCGCCCTAACGCACACTACATTTTCAATTCCATCCAACAAGACAACAGCAATTGTTGGCTTATCTGGATCAGGTAAGTCAACTGCGCTGGGCTTGCTGATGGGGTTTGATAGACCCAATTCTGGGCAAATCAGGGTTTTTGGAAATGACCCAGTCAGTATTGATACAACCAAGGTAATGACACTTGTGCCGCAGGATCCTGTTATTTTCCCCGGAACAATCCGTGAAATACTCGCTAGTGCAAACCGAAAAGCAACAGAGGCAGAAATGATTGAGGCTCTACGCTATGCGCAAGCAACAACTCTGCATCTTGAAACAGAACATGACGAACTGGATATACTCGACGTCTGTATATTCGAACACGGAAAGAACCTTTCAGGGGGTCAAAAACAACGATTGGCCATTGCAAGGGCGCTTATCAGGAATACGCCGATTCTAGTATTAGACGAGTCAACATCCGCGCTTGACACCATGACGGAAAGTGCTTTACTAAAGGCTATCAGAACCGCACGGCCAGATTTAACACTGTTGATTGTTACGCACCGAATTGACACAGCAGCTAAAGCTGACCAGGTGGTTGTTATGGCCAATGGCAGTGTTACCTGTGCCGGTGCTCCGCAATTGCTTGCGCGGGATAAAGACTCTGTCTGGTCAAAACTGGTAAAAGCACAGTTAGGTGATGTAAATGTCGAGCGCATTGAATAA